Proteins co-encoded in one Nicotiana sylvestris chromosome 7, ASM39365v2, whole genome shotgun sequence genomic window:
- the LOC138873633 gene encoding uncharacterized protein, which translates to MDISRIQAFSQNIERGRRRQQSVERTESGQRKRMRFVRSQEQYQGSYRPQYFKRPPRPPPPQLQGYRNDRYTQLGPGESPQASGLQQQRGLRQTGPFQPRCAICGRGHLGQCRAGSDACYTCGRPGHMMRDCPNKDSGDMAQPVNQQQDQLCRQDQESSPDVVTGMLTICAHDVYALIDPGSTLSCITPFIARKFGIVPEILSDPFMVSTPFGESIIARRVYRGCTITVCGHQTSADLVELEMLDFDAIMGMDWLAACYATVDCRAKTARFHFPGKPVLEWVGNTAKPRGRFISYLKARKMIAKGCIYHIVRVKDVDAEKSILQSIPVVKEYEDVFPDELPGIPPE; encoded by the exons ATGGATATCTCGCGAATTCAGGCATTTTCCCAAAATATAGAAAGGGGTAGGCGTCGGCAGCAGAGTGTGGAGAGGACTGAGTCAGGGCAACGTAAAAGGATGAGATTTGTCAGGTCGCAGGAGCAGTATCAGGGGAGCTACCGGCCCCAGTACTTCAAACGACCACCTAGACCTCCGCCACCTCAGCTACAGGGGTACAGGAATGACCGCTATACTCAGTTAGGACCAGGTGAGAGCCCTCAGGCGTCAGGGTTGCAGCAACAACGAGGTTTGAGACAGACAGGGCCATTTCAGCCTCGATGTGCCATCTGCGGTCGAGGACACTTGGGCCAATGTCGAGCCGGTTCtgatgcttgttatacatgtggacgtccagggcatatgatgcgagattgcccAAATAAGGATTCTGGAGATATGGCGCAACCAGTGAATCAGCAACAGGATCAGCTAT gtcgacaggaccaagagtcTTCACCAGACGTTGTGACAGGTATGTTGACTATTTGTGCTCacgatgtttatgccttgatagacccaggatctaccttatcatgtattaccccatttATCGCGCGAAAatttggtatagtgcctgaaatactaagtgatccttttaTGGTATCTACACCGTTCGGAGAATCGATTATCGCTAGACGTGTTTACCGAGGTTGTACGATAACAGTTTGTGGTCATCAAACCTCAGCCGACCTAGTTGaactagagatgttggatttcgatgctatcatgggcatggactggttggcagcttgttatgccACGGTTGATTGTCGAGCGAAGACAGCTAGATTTCATTTTCCGGGTAAGCCAGTCCTcgaatgggtaggtaatacagcgAAACCCAGAGGCAGGTTTATTTCCTATTTGAAGGCAAGAaaaatgatcgcaaaagggtgcatctatcatattgtgcgagttaaaGATGTCGATGCTGAGAAATCTATACTTCAGTCTATTCCAGTAGTAAAGGAGTATGAGgatgtatttccagatgaacttccaggtattcctccaGAGTGA